AGGGGATCGAGCGGTGCGATCCGATCACCGGGCTCAATGATCATCCCGCGGTGCTCGCCTTCCACTCGCTGGTGTACGGGACGCCGGCCCTGGTCGCCCGTATGTACGGCTACCTGGAGCGCTCGGAGGCCGCGCTCGCCGAGGCGCTCGGCGGGGGGCTCGACGCGCGGCTGGCGGCGGGGCAGATCGTCGCCGTGCAGCGGATCCTCGCGGAGGAGAACTGGCGGCGGATCTCGGCGGGGGAGCCGGTGGCCGAGGTGAAGAAGGACGCGGTGGTGGCGGCGGAGCGGGCGTTCGGGCTGCTGGAGGCAGGGTTGCCGCCATCACTCGTCACGAGCAGTGCGCATGAGGCCGCACATGAGGCTGAGTAAATAATTTAACTCGGTCACGTTTTGTGGGTACGCTTCCTGCATGACGTCCACCGACCCTGCCCTCCGGCACACCCTCATCCGCGAACGCGCCCACCACGACCGCTGCCGCACCGCCCTCGCCGGCATGGTCGAGGGCGCCGACGAGCAGGTCGTCATCGGTGTGAACGCCTCCGCGTCCGGCGCCGACGCCGAGGTCCTCGGCTACCGGCTGCGCAGCCAGGCCAAAGCGCTGCACGAACTGCCCGAAGGCCCGCTGTTCTTCGGCCGGCTGGACTTCGGCGGCGAGCACGATGAGCAGGACAAGCAGGACGAGCATCAGGCGCTGCACATCGGGCGCCTCAGAATCACCGAACACCCCGCCGAGCCGCCCCTCGTCGTCGACTGGCGCGCCCCCGTCTCCCGCGCCTTCTACCAGGCCTCCGCCCGCGACCCGCAGGGCGTCGCCGTACGGCGACGGTTCGGCTGGGCGCCCGGCAGCCGCGGGGAGTCAGGGGACCTGACCGGCCTGGAGGACGAGCACCTCGACCGGGGCGAGTCCCGGGCGAGCGAGATCGTCGCCCGCGAGATCGAACGCCCCCGCGTCGGCCCCATGCGCGACATCGCCGCCACCATCCAGCCCGACCAGGACGACCTCGTACGGGGCGACCTCGCCGTCTCCCTGTGCGTGCAGGGCGCCCCGGGCACCGGCAAGACCGCCGTCGGCCTGCACCGTGCCGCGTATCTGCTCTACACCCACCCGCAGCGCATCCGCCGCGGCGGACTGCTGATCCTCGGACCCAACCGCACCTTCCTGTCGTACATCTCGGAGGTACTGCCGGCGCTCGGCGAGACCGGCGT
The DNA window shown above is from Streptomyces chartreusis and carries:
- a CDS encoding TetR/AcrR family transcriptional regulator gives rise to the protein MSDNGTSEPGLRERKKRRMYETVSETAIRLFLEKGFDAVSVAEVAAAAEISKPTLFRYFPAKEDLVLYRIADHEDEAARVVREGAAPVEALRRHFLEGIERCDPITGLNDHPAVLAFHSLVYGTPALVARMYGYLERSEAALAEALGGGLDARLAAGQIVAVQRILAEENWRRISAGEPVAEVKKDAVVAAERAFGLLEAGLPPSLVTSSAHEAAHEAE